Proteins from a single region of Salinibacter grassmerensis:
- a CDS encoding DUF3667 domain-containing protein gives MGSLLQGLFDLDFKTLQTAWNLFTRPGSMVRDYVEGNRVTYLNPLRYYVLIVALNIGLSALFGMLDVASASANSGNGFWDAHFVALQISLLYAVIAIPIAASQWLLHRSGRLTLAEHYAFLLYLLAQSILVVAIIDVFAIVGTGAELSGDVEGLTWLGVFTTYVVWAGRAFYREAVWHTAWKTIASYVATLVVGGFCTAAGIGLYQLLVI, from the coding sequence GTGGGTAGCCTCCTACAGGGGCTCTTCGATCTGGACTTCAAGACACTCCAAACTGCATGGAATCTGTTCACGCGTCCCGGCTCGATGGTTCGGGATTACGTGGAGGGAAACCGCGTGACTTACCTGAATCCACTGCGCTACTACGTTCTCATCGTTGCCCTAAACATCGGTCTCTCGGCTCTATTCGGCATGTTAGATGTTGCCTCGGCCAGCGCGAACAGCGGAAACGGGTTCTGGGACGCTCATTTCGTGGCTCTCCAGATTAGCCTCTTGTATGCGGTCATCGCAATACCTATTGCCGCGAGCCAATGGCTGCTCCACCGCAGTGGTCGTTTGACCCTTGCTGAGCACTACGCCTTCTTGCTGTATCTTCTGGCGCAAAGCATTCTTGTGGTGGCAATTATTGACGTATTTGCGATAGTTGGCACGGGTGCTGAATTGAGCGGTGACGTGGAGGGACTCACTTGGCTGGGAGTGTTCACTACTTACGTCGTTTGGGCAGGGCGGGCTTTCTACCGAGAAGCTGTCTGGCATACCGCATGGAAGACTATCGCCTCATACGTGGCCACGCTAGTGGTGGGGGGATTCTGTACAGCTGCGGGAATCGGTCTATACCAGTTGCTAGTGATTTGA